The following coding sequences lie in one Odocoileus virginianus isolate 20LAN1187 ecotype Illinois chromosome 13, Ovbor_1.2, whole genome shotgun sequence genomic window:
- the METTL5 gene encoding rRNA N(6)-adenosine-methyltransferase METTL5 isoform X3 has protein sequence MKKLRLKELESRLQQVDGFEKPKLLLEQYPTRPHIAACMLYTIHNTYDDIENKVVADLGCGCGVLSIGTAMLGAGLCVGFDIDEDALEIFNRNVEEFELTNVDMVQCDVCSLSNRMPKSFDTVIMNPPFGTKNNKGTDMAFLKTALEMARTAVYSLHKSSTREEAAVSALSWLA, from the exons atgaagaaattaaggctTAAGGAACTAGAAAGTCGCCTGCAACAAGTGGATGGATTCGAAAAGCCCAAGCTCCTTCTAGAACAGTATCCAACCAGGCCGCACATTGCAG caTGTATGCTCTATACAATCCATAATACATATGATGATATTGAAAATAAAGTGGTTGCAGATCTAGGATGTGGCTGTGGAGTGCTTAGCATTGGAACTGCAATGCTAGGAGCAGG gTTGTGTGTTGGATTTGACATAGATGAAGATGCATTGGAAATATTTAATAGGAATGTAGAAGAGTTTGAGTTAACAAATGTAGATATGGTTCAATGTGATGTATGCTCATTATCTAACAGAATGCCCAAATCATTTGATACAGTAATTATGAATCCTCCTTTTGGgaccaaaaataataaag GGACAGATATGGCATTTCTGAAGACTGCTTTGGAAATGGCGAGAACAGCAGTATATTCTCTACACAAATCCTCAACTAGAGAA GAGGCAGCAGTATCAGCATTGTCTTGGCTGGCCTAA
- the METTL5 gene encoding rRNA N(6)-adenosine-methyltransferase METTL5 isoform X1, which produces MKKLRLKELESRLQQVDGFEKPKLLLEQYPTRPHIAACMLYTIHNTYDDIENKVVADLGCGCGVLSIGTAMLGAGLCVGFDIDEDALEIFNRNVEEFELTNVDMVQCDVCSLSNRMPKSFDTVIMNPPFGTKNNKGTDMAFLKTALEMARTAVYSLHKSSTREHIQKKAAEWKVKIDIIAELRYDLPASYKFHKKKSVSLLILVSPHSVLKNFTISNYF; this is translated from the exons atgaagaaattaaggctTAAGGAACTAGAAAGTCGCCTGCAACAAGTGGATGGATTCGAAAAGCCCAAGCTCCTTCTAGAACAGTATCCAACCAGGCCGCACATTGCAG caTGTATGCTCTATACAATCCATAATACATATGATGATATTGAAAATAAAGTGGTTGCAGATCTAGGATGTGGCTGTGGAGTGCTTAGCATTGGAACTGCAATGCTAGGAGCAGG gTTGTGTGTTGGATTTGACATAGATGAAGATGCATTGGAAATATTTAATAGGAATGTAGAAGAGTTTGAGTTAACAAATGTAGATATGGTTCAATGTGATGTATGCTCATTATCTAACAGAATGCCCAAATCATTTGATACAGTAATTATGAATCCTCCTTTTGGgaccaaaaataataaag GGACAGATATGGCATTTCTGAAGACTGCTTTGGAAATGGCGAGAACAGCAGTATATTCTCTACACAAATCCTCAACTAGAGAA CATATTCAAAAGAAAGCTGCAGAGTGGAAGGTCAAGATAGATATTATTGCAG AGCTGCGATACGACCTGCCAGCATCATACAagtttcataaaaaaaaatcagtaagtctCTTGATTCTGGTTTCTCCACATTCAGTACTGAAAAACTTCACAATAAGTAATTATTTCTAA
- the METTL5 gene encoding rRNA N(6)-adenosine-methyltransferase METTL5 isoform X2, with translation MKKLRLKELESRLQQVDGFEKPKLLLEQYPTRPHIAACMLYTIHNTYDDIENKVVADLGCGCGVLSIGTAMLGAGLCVGFDIDEDALEIFNRNVEEFELTNVDMVQCDVCSLSNRMPKSFDTVIMNPPFGTKNNKGTDMAFLKTALEMARTAVYSLHKSSTREHIQKKAAEWKVKIDIIAELRYDLPASYKFHKKKSVDIEVDLIRFSL, from the exons atgaagaaattaaggctTAAGGAACTAGAAAGTCGCCTGCAACAAGTGGATGGATTCGAAAAGCCCAAGCTCCTTCTAGAACAGTATCCAACCAGGCCGCACATTGCAG caTGTATGCTCTATACAATCCATAATACATATGATGATATTGAAAATAAAGTGGTTGCAGATCTAGGATGTGGCTGTGGAGTGCTTAGCATTGGAACTGCAATGCTAGGAGCAGG gTTGTGTGTTGGATTTGACATAGATGAAGATGCATTGGAAATATTTAATAGGAATGTAGAAGAGTTTGAGTTAACAAATGTAGATATGGTTCAATGTGATGTATGCTCATTATCTAACAGAATGCCCAAATCATTTGATACAGTAATTATGAATCCTCCTTTTGGgaccaaaaataataaag GGACAGATATGGCATTTCTGAAGACTGCTTTGGAAATGGCGAGAACAGCAGTATATTCTCTACACAAATCCTCAACTAGAGAA CATATTCAAAAGAAAGCTGCAGAGTGGAAGGTCAAGATAGATATTATTGCAG AGCTGCGATACGACCTGCCAGCATCATACAagtttcataaaaaaaaatca GTAGACATCGAAGTGGATTTAATTCGGTTTTCTTTATAA